In Fibrobacter sp. UWB10, the genomic window GCCGGCTGCAGTATAGAAGTCGGCAGCACCGGACTTGCTGGAAACAGCGCGGTTGCCGTGCTTGGCAATCTTGGCGCCGCAGCTTGCTGCGATAAGACCGGAGAGAGAGCTCACGTTGAAGCTGCCCTTGCCGTCGCCACCGGTACCCACGATATCGGTGAGTTCGTCACCGCTATACGGGAACTTGCGCTTCTTGCTGCTCAAAACCTTGGCGCAGCCTGCGATTTCTTCGGTCACGGGGCCCTTGCTGGAAAGGGCGGTAAGGATTGCGGCCATCTGGCGTTCGTCCATGATGCCGTCGGTCAGGTCTTCCATGAACATTTCGGCAGTTTCGCGGCTCAGGTCCTTGCCTGCGGTAAGCGTGTTCAAGATTCCGCGAATATCCAGCGGTTCGCGACGGTAGTTGAGGAAAGCCTTGAAGAATTCGTCGGCGCGGCCGCTAGCGATGGATTCCGGGTGGAACTGCACGCCTTCAATGGGGAGCGTCTTGTGGCGAATGCCCATGATGTCACCATCGGTAGCGCGGGCGGTCACTTCGAAGTCAGAAGAGAGCGTCGATTCGTCGATGACGAGGCTGTGGTAACGCGTGAAGATGTTCTTCTTGCCAATGGTGCGGAAGAGACCCTTACCGTCGAGGTCGATTTCTTCGGCGATGCCGTGCTTGATGAACTTGGCCTGCACAATCTTGGCGCCGAAAGCGTAACCGATAGCCTGGTGGCCGAGGCACACGCCGAGAATCGGGAGCTTGCCAGCAAAGTGCTTGATAGCTTCCACAGAAACGCCAGCATCTTCGGGGCGGCCCGGGCCCGGGCTCACGATGAGGCGGCTCGGGTTCAACTTTTCGATGTCTGCAATGGTGCATTCGCGGCTACGGAGCACGCGGATTTCTTCAGTGGTAATCTTGGCCAACGCCTGGTAAACGTTGTAAGTAAAAGAGTCGTAGTTATCGATAATGACGATCATCTTAGTTTTCTCCTTCGAGCACGGCGCGGATGGCACCCAATTTTTCGTTCGTTTCTTCAAATTCGCGGTCGGCGTTCGAGGCCGCGACAATGCCACCACCGGCCTGCAGGCTGATAGTCTTACCCTGCTTCAAACAGCAACGGATAGCGATACAGAAATCCAAGTCACCGTCGGATTCCATGTAGCCCACTGCACCGGCGTAGAAACGGCGCTTAACCTTTTCGAGGCCAGAAAGGATTTCGATAGCGCTGATTTTCGGGGCGCCGCTCACCGTACCTGCCGGGAAGCTGGAGCGCAGCACTTCGATGGCCTTCTTGTTCTTTGCCACACGGCCCTGCACATCAGAGACCAGGTGAATCACGTGGCTGAACTTTTCGCATTCCATGTACTTGGTGGTTTCCACCGTACCGGCTTCGCAAACGCGGCCAAGGTCGTTACGGGCCAAGTCCACGAGCATCAAGTGTTCGGCACGTTCCTTCGGGTCGCCCTTCAAGTTCTTCATCAGGGCTTCGTCTTCCACGTCGTCCTTGCCGCGGCGGCGAGTGCCTGCAATCGGGTGGATGGTGGCGATGCCATCACGCACGCGCACGAGGCTTTCCGGCGATGCACCGATAAACTGGTGCGTGCCGTAATCGAGGAAGAACATGTACGGAGACGGGTTCACCGTGCGGAGGCGGCGGTAGATGTCGAGGGCTTCGATATCGCTTGCGAACTGGATACGGCGAGAAGGCACAGCCTGCACAATGTTACCGGCGATAATATGCTTCTGAAGGGCTTCGACCTTTTCGGTGTATTCCTTGCGGGACTGTTCCAGGTCGGTCATCGTGATGCCCTTGCCGTACTGCTTTTCCGGAGCGAGATAGCTGAAGTCCAGGTCAGCGAGGCGGGCCTTCACCTTTTCAATCGCGGCCTTCAGGTCAATCTGGTGTTCTTCGTAGTTCAGGGCGAACAAGTGAAGCTTTTCGGTAAAGTGGTCGAACACGATGTAGATGTGGCCCACCAAGAATTCCGCTTCAGGAATGTTGAGTTCGTCTACCTGCGGGGCGAGGCGAATCGTATCGCAACGGGCACAGAATTCGTAGCCGAGGTAGCCCACGCCCGAAGAAGGAATAGGAATCTGGTTAGGCGGCACCGTATTTTCGGCAGAAATCAGCGTGAGGGCGTCCAAAATATCGCCTTCGCCTTCCTTCAGGAACACACTTTCCTTGCCATCGACAACGATGCTCACATCCTTTTCATTCTGGCGCAGACGGAAGCCTTCGTCCACCATCAGGGTCGAATAACGGCTACGACCGTGGGAGAAACTTGCGGATTCGAAAATAGCCTTCGCACCGAGCTTCTTGCCGAGCGAAAACGGGGTGTAACGTTCACCGGGCAGTGCCACGTAGATACTGTCGGTACGGGGTTCGAAGTTAGGGCTTTCAGTAATGTGCCTTATGTTCGTAGTCATTTTGATCCTCTGGTTTAAAAATTCGTTTGCCTTTTCGTTTCGGGTTCCGCAAAGGCTTAGGTCCCGGAGGATTTCGATATAAAAAAAAGGAAGGCCTCCGTGAGTCCGGAAGCCTTTGCTTTAAAATCTTGGGTGATTTGCGACAAATACCGGGCTCTATGTTAGAGTCCGCGCCACCAACGACGGTTAAGGGTTGCTGTAGTCACAAAATTCATCATGGCACCAAAAATATCAAACGAAAATTCCCTTGGCAAGGGGTTTGCCGTGAATTTTCGTAAAAAAATTGAAATTATCGGATAAAACAAGCAAAAAACAGCACCTGTTATCACACTATTTTGCCCCTCGGTTGCAAGGGTATAGTCATTTATATATATTCGTTTCCGAGACACTTAGAAGGGAGAACTGTATGTTCTACAAGCATTGGAAAAAGATTGCACTCGCACTAACCGGTTTTTTCTGGGCAAGTTGCGACGACTCTGCCTCATCGGCCGTATGCCTTTATGGCCCGGATCCTAACTACAGTAATCCCGCCGAGAACCCGACATCCAGTTCTTCTGAAGCTGTCAAGCCCGAAAGTTCCAGCAGCAACGATTTTGACAAAATGATGCCGCTATACGGTGTCGAAATGGACAAAACGGTATGTACCCAGATTAAGGGCGAACCTACAATTACCTGCGAAGACGGAACTGTCTGCACGCAAAAAACCGAAGAGCGTTGGGGCAATCTTCCTTGCAGCGATGACATCTGCCCCGCTTACGGCGTGGTACAAATTTCTGAAAACACCTACGAATGCGACGGCAAGGTCTACAACGAAGCTGAATTCCGCGCTCGATTCGGAAAAATAACTGTAGTCGAGGAACCTCAAGATACCTTATTCACACAAGAACCCGTCCTTTATGGTCCACCTTGCGTATTCGACGGCACATGCGACGACGAAAAGGAATAGAAGTCGATAATCAGGGAACCAGCCATGTTTTACAAGCACTGGAAAAAAATCGCTCTTGCTCTGGCCAGTTTTTTCTGGGCCAGCTGTGGTGGCGATGGCTCCAGCGAAGAGATTTCAGCAGTTCAAGCTAATCCCAGTCTTTATGGGGTAATAGGTCCCATAGAGAATGATTCCAGTGATGTTACATTCTCTTCTAGTTCGGTAGAAGAAAGTTCCAGCAGCGATTTCATTTTGATAGCTCTTGACTATGGCGTTCCATACGATCCTGACGACAGAGACACTATATACACAGACCAAACACTCTGTTTTAACGATTCTGTGCAAAATGTCGAAGGCAGGGTGTTCAAGATTATCGACTGTATTGACGGCAACAAGTACTTGCGAAATCCAGGCGACGCCGGGTCCGAAGGCGTAGAACTCCCCGAAGGAATCCAGGTTTTCGCCCCGAAGGCAGGCAGCGAAAAAGCTCCCAACTGCACCAGCGACCAAGATATCTGCATTGAACGCGACCCATCAAAGCCGATTGAACAGGATTCACTTGCAGGCTGCCACCCCATTATTAACTGCCCCGCAAAGCCAGATGATACAACCTTTATTAAGGTGGAATAAACATCCGTCAAAAGACCTTAGGAGAAAATGAAGATGTTCTACAAACACTGGAAAAAAATCGCCCTCACGCTGACCGCCCTATTCTGGGCAAGCTGCAGCGAAACTCATGAAGAAGCCGTTCTTTACGGGTGTCCTCCGGATGATTGCTATGATGAGCCCGAAAGTAGCGATTCAAACAATGATGAATCCAGTTCTAGCGAGAAAACTATTTCGTCAAGTTCTGAAACAGCAAGTTCAAGTTCCGAGACTTCCAAGCCCGAAAGTTCCGAGACCGCGAATACAGAAAGTTCCAGCAGTGAATCAATCGAGACCGAGTCAAGTTCTAGTGAGGCAAAGTCCAGTTCCAGCGAAATTACATGCGTTCCCCTAGATTCCACTGTATCCTATTTTACTGATGATTACAACGAAGATCTAGAAAAATTGTGGAGTAAGCAAGCCGCCCAGCACGATGCCGCAAAAAGGATTGACTCCATCAAGACCACCCTGGCAGAAACGCCCATGTGCCTCGAAAACTTGCGCATGGAACTCGAGCGTTTCGTGGCACTTTACGGCGCACCGATTGACATCAAAAACGCAGTAGACTCTTGCAGCGACGGCACCATCAGGCCTAGCGAAGAATATGCCAAGTTCCTGAAGATGCAGGAAGAGTGGGAAGCGAACAAGCCCGCTCTAGACGCAGAATGCAAGAAAGTCTACGAAGACAAGCTGAAAGAAATCGAAGCCCGAATCAACAAATGCCTTTCCGGCGAAACTGAAGAATAATCATGTTCAAGAAACATTGGAAAAAAATTCTTCTAGGCCTGTGCACGCTGTTTTGGGGTGGATGCAGCGACGATTCGGTACCCCTTTACGGAACCCCGCAGGTCGCTTGTGAATTAGACCACATGTGGAGTGACGAGTGCGGCACCACATCCAATATCGTATGCACGGACACCTACTATTGTAAAGACAAAGTTGTCTGTTTCAAGCAATATGAAGGGAAAAACGCGACCTTTGACTGTCGCGATGAACTGGGCAACAAGACTACCTATACCGAAGACGAATTCAACTCATTATACTATG contains:
- a CDS encoding bifunctional anthranilate synthase component II/anthranilate phosphoribosyltransferase, translated to MIVIIDNYDSFTYNVYQALAKITTEEIRVLRSRECTIADIEKLNPSRLIVSPGPGRPEDAGVSVEAIKHFAGKLPILGVCLGHQAIGYAFGAKIVQAKFIKHGIAEEIDLDGKGLFRTIGKKNIFTRYHSLVIDESTLSSDFEVTARATDGDIMGIRHKTLPIEGVQFHPESIASGRADEFFKAFLNYRREPLDIRGILNTLTAGKDLSRETAEMFMEDLTDGIMDERQMAAILTALSSKGPVTEEIAGCAKVLSSKKRKFPYSGDELTDIVGTGGDGKGSFNVSSLSGLIAASCGAKIAKHGNRAVSSKSGAADFYTAAGFKLDMTPEKAASVIDKTNFVFLMAPVYHSAMRFAGPVRGALGVKTIMNLLGPLTNPAEAKYLMLGVYSKSILEPFTKAAKSLGAKRVMVAISDDGYDEISPCVPTTIAEILEDGEYREYRIDPKDFGVPAVDPEDLAGGTGVDNFNLALDVLNGKGRPGIKYACALNAGAALYISKKAASLKEGFDKAMKAMEDGSVLKKIEEVKVATNS
- a CDS encoding chorismate-binding protein, producing MTTNIRHITESPNFEPRTDSIYVALPGERYTPFSLGKKLGAKAIFESASFSHGRSRYSTLMVDEGFRLRQNEKDVSIVVDGKESVFLKEGEGDILDALTLISAENTVPPNQIPIPSSGVGYLGYEFCARCDTIRLAPQVDELNIPEAEFLVGHIYIVFDHFTEKLHLFALNYEEHQIDLKAAIEKVKARLADLDFSYLAPEKQYGKGITMTDLEQSRKEYTEKVEALQKHIIAGNIVQAVPSRRIQFASDIEALDIYRRLRTVNPSPYMFFLDYGTHQFIGASPESLVRVRDGIATIHPIAGTRRRGKDDVEDEALMKNLKGDPKERAEHLMLVDLARNDLGRVCEAGTVETTKYMECEKFSHVIHLVSDVQGRVAKNKKAIEVLRSSFPAGTVSGAPKISAIEILSGLEKVKRRFYAGAVGYMESDGDLDFCIAIRCCLKQGKTISLQAGGGIVAASNADREFEETNEKLGAIRAVLEGEN